One stretch of Ananas comosus cultivar F153 linkage group 6, ASM154086v1, whole genome shotgun sequence DNA includes these proteins:
- the LOC109711203 gene encoding uncharacterized protein LOC109711203 has translation MDLPVVDLAPYLDAAACGGGGGGGGGPDRRAEEEVVALCAAVSGSLRDTGALLVKDPRCSAEDNDRFLDMMERYFERSEEFKRLQERPNLHYQVGVTPEGVEVPRSLVDEDMQEKIRTMPKEFQPYTPTGPDPKWRYMWRVGPRPTNTRFKELNSEPVIPEGFPEWRKTMDSWGSKMISAIEVVAEMAAIGFGLPKYAFTSLMKQGPHLLAPTGSDLQRHGSEGTVFAGFHYDLNFLTIHGRSRFPGLNIWLRNGQKMEVKVPVGCLLIQTGKQLEWLTGGECLAGMHEVVVTKRTLEAIDLAREQNRSLWRVSSTLFAHIASDAMLKPLGRFAESSHVNMYPPVCAGDYVEQELSVINLKGKTSGYSQALVGANKTMSFML, from the exons ATGGACCTCCCCGTCGTGGATCTCGCCCCCTACCTCGACGCTGCGGcttgtggcggcggcggcggaggcggaggtggccCCGATCGgcgggcggaggaggaggtggtggcgcTCTGCGCGGCGGTGAGCGGTAGCCTGAGGGACACGGGCGCGCTCCTCGTGAAGGATCCGAGGTGCTCCGCCGAGGACAACGATCGGTTCCTTGATATGATGGAAAGGTACTTCGAGCGATCCGAGGAGTTCAAGCGCCTCCAGGAACGGCCCAACCTCCATTACCAG GTTGGTGTAACACCTGAAGGGGTGGAGGTACCACGCAGCCTCGTAGATGAGGATATGCAGGAGAAGATAAGGACGATGCCAAAAGAATTTCAACCATATACTCCGACAGGACCAGATCCTAAATGGCGATACATGTGGAGAGTGGGTCCCCGCCCAACAAACACCCGTTTCAAG GAGCTGAACTCTGAACCTGTCATACCTGAAGGGTTCCCTGAATGGAGAAAAACCATGGACTCATGGGGTTCCAAAATGATTTCTGCAATTGAG GTTGTTGCCGAGATGGCTGCAATTGGATTTGGCTTGCCAAAGTATGCATTTACTTCTTTAATGAAGCAG GGACCACACCTTCTTGCTCCCACCGGAAGTGACCTGCAACGCCATGGATCCGAGGGCACAGTATTTGCAGGATTTCATTACGATCTTAACTTCTTAACAATACATGGTAGGAGTAGATTCCCAGGCTTAAACATCTGGTTAAGGAATGGCCAAAAAATGGAAGTCAAGGTCCCTGTCGGTTGCCTTCTCATTCAAACAGGGAAACAG CTAGAGTGGCTTACTGGAGGGGAGTGTTTAGCTGGGATGCACGAGGTTGTTGTAACTAAGAGGACACTGGAAGCTATTGATCTTGCACGGGAGCAAAACCGCAGCTTGTGGAGGGTTTCTTCAACC CTATTCGCTCATATTGCTTCTGATGCAATGCTAAAGCCGCTAGGCCGTTTTGCTGAATCAAGCCATGTGAATATGTATCCCCCAGTCTGTGCTGGAGATTACGTCGAGCAAGAGCTCTCAGTGATTAATCTCAAAGGAAAGACAAGTGGGTATTCACAGGCTTTGGTTGGTGCAAATAAAACCATGTCATTCATGCTTTAA